The Gracilibacillus caseinilyticus genome segment TCTATGGAAGCTGCTTCATAATAACTCTTGGAGATCCCTTGAAGTCCGGCTAAGAAGATGACCATGTTATAACCTAATCCCCACCAGATACTTAAAATCGCGATAGATGGGATGACCCATTTCGTATCGGTTAACCACATTGGTCCATCTATCCCGACAAGAGCTAGTAATTGGTTTAAAATACCAAAGTCGCCGTTTAGTATCCACATAAAAATAATCCCGACAGAAACAGAACTCGTGACAACTGGCATAAAGAAAAATACTCGGTATATTTCTTTCCCTTTAATTTTATTTAGGCCAATCGAAAGAATAAGGGAAATGAAAATCCCAATCGGTACCACAAGTACCATGTAATAGATCGTGTTCAGCATTGCCTTCCAAAATTCTGGGTTTTGGAACTGTTCTATATAGTTAGCTAAACCGATGAATTGAAAGTCACCAAATCCATTCCAATCGGTAAAGCTTAGTGTGAAAGCATAGACTAACGGAATTAAAGAAAAGATCAGTAAACCAATTAATTGAGGAGCAATAAAAAAATATCCCCATACATTTGGTCTGTTCCGGTTCATTTTTTTCACCTCGTTTGCAATATGCCAAGTGAACGGATCATCTTGGCATATTGCTATTATTGGATTTTTACTTGGTATGTTCCTGAATGACTTCGACTACTTTATCAATCGTCGTATCTGCATCTTGTTTTCCGAGGAACATTAAATCAATCGTTTCGGTTATATCTGTATTAAGGCCAGGGTAATGGGCATCCTTCGCTAAATTAGATCCATGTGTAAAGCCATCTTCACGGGCATTAAACATATATTCAATATGCTTATCGGTGGTATCGGCAAGTGCTTCCGAATTAATAGTATTGATCGAAGGTAAAGCACTTCCTCCTTCCCCTGTACGAACTTCCTGACCAGCTGTACTGACATAATAAGAAACGAATTTCATCGCTTCCTCTACATGATCATTTTTACTGTTTACAGCCAGATAAGCTACAGGAACTCCTACTTCCTCCACTTTGTTGCCCGTATTCGTAGGGAAAGGAATATAATCGTATTCTAAAGCTTTATTTTGGTCGAATTGAGGTGTGAACCAGCGTCCGCCTGCGATCATACCTACCTGGTTGGACATAAACATCGCATCTACGCCTTGTCCTTGAGGCAGGGATCCAGCATACACGGCTTTTTCAGATTGTACGAGATCATGCATGAAATGGAAGGCTTCCTTCGCTTTATCATTTTCTTGCAGCACTACTTCACCATTCTCATCGAAAATTAAGCCATCATTGGACCATACCCAGCTATACCAATGTGCCCACCAGTTCTCCATTACTAGTCCTGTTTTGCCAGATTCTTTGATCTTTTCGGATACTTCAAGAAAAGCATCCCAATTCCAATTCCCTTCGTCATAATATTCTTGTGGGGACTTCGCACCCGCTTCTTCAAATACCTTCTTATTGTAATAGATCACCATTGGGTTCGCATCAGGTGTAATACCATAGGTGACATCATCACTTCTTGCTGGACCAAATAATCCTTCTGAGAAATCATCGAGACTTGCATAACTTTCGTCACTTGCAAAGAAATCATCCAGTGGTTGCACAACACCGGCATCTATCAACTCAGGCATCGTCGGTTCATATGCATAGAATATATCAGGGCCTTTACTTCCTTGAAGAGATGTCATGAGCTTTTGTTCATATTGATCACTAGCAACAGAAACTAAGTCTACTTTAATGTTAGGATTTTCCCCCATAAAACCATCAATGGCTCGTTGGTATACCTTTAATTCTTCTGGATTCCCCCAAGCTTGCATAGTTAAATTAACCGTTTCTCCGCCTGAATCGTCTGTAGAATTGCTGGTTTCCGTATCATTACTGCACCCAACTAAGAACAATATAAATCCAATCATGAATAAAAAGCTATTAATCGGCAATTTTTTCATTACCTTTAACCTCCCTTTTATTGGAATGTAATGCTTGTGTGGCAGCTGGTCTTTCCTGTGCTTTATCAGCTTGTGCCTCATTATTAGCAGTAGCTTTCCTATCTTGGGCTAGCTCTTCGACCGACTTGATCGGTAATCTCGCTGCACCGTGATATTCTTTGGTAGGAAGTACTCTGTCATCTTGTAATCTAACTTTTGCTTCTGCTATTTCGTGTTGATATTGTGGTAACCATTTCTCCTGGCTTACTAGTAATTCGTCTACCATTTGCCAAATTTCTTGAGGATTGCAAATTGCCCCAACGAGAGGGTCCATCATCATCGCCTGTCGCAGTAAATCGATATCACCACGGACTGCTGCTTCAACAGCGAGGTGTTGTACAGAAATACTAGTATAACAAACAGCCGCACAACTGAGTGGTAACTCACCAATGACTGGCATATGAATACCATTTCGATCGACATATCCTGTTGCTTCGATAATCGCATCATTTGGTAAATTCGCAATGACACCATTATTTACTGTATTAAAATGATCCCGATAAATACGCCCGGTTTCCAGCCCTTTAATGATATAAGAGCCATGCTCTTCACTTCGCAACGCTTGTTTGTATTCATATGGAGGGTCTTCCAGCCAATTTGGGAAAGCTGTTTTAAACCAGTTTCTTCCCTCTGTACAAACACGTAAATAGCCACCTGTTTCCCGGTTGATCCAGGAACCAAGATCAATCCATTTTTCAATTTCATCAGGGCGCTTTCGATACCATGGCAAGTACTCGCTTAGATGCCCATTTGATTCGGTGCTGTAGTAACCGAATCTTTTTAACATATCGATGCGTACTTTTTCTGTTTCTTTAAAATGGGGATGGGATTGGAATGCTTCCAGTAACTTACCTGTCATATCTTCCCCTTGATAGTTGACTTGGATATACCATGTTTGATGATTTCCGATCTGTTGTTGCTTCAATGGTAATGTTCAGGCCATTTTCATCAATATCATGCTGACAGAGGCGTCTTACCATGTCCAAGTTTTCCTCAGAGATATCTGTAAAAGCTATCGAGATGTTGTGAAATGCAGGCACTGAAAGTAAATCGCGTAATAGACCACGAGTAAACCCGATACTTCCGGCACCGATAAATGTGACCTTGCATGTCATGAGCTTCCCCTCCTTTAGATAGCATCATAACACCAGAAAAATGAAAACGCTTTAATAAATCTAATCAGGTCATCTGATTTTGTGTAAAATTCTCATCTATTTCTCACAGCTTGCTAATTCTCGATATGCCAATGGACTGACACCCATTTCCTTTTTGAATACTTTACTAAAGTATTGACTACTGTTTATGCCTACAAATCCTGATATCTCTGTGATCGACATTTCTGATTTAGATAACAGCATTTTGGCCTTGTCTATTCTTATTTTTGTTAAATATTCAATGATGGTACAGTTCATGGTGTTCTTAAAAATTTTGTGTAAGTAATTAGGATGGAGGTGAACCAGCTGTGATAACTCGGTGGTTTTAATGTCACAATCATAGTTCTCATGAATATAATTCACTATTTTGGAAACGTAATAATCAGCATCTTGCAGCTCTCTTTCCTGTGATTCCAATTGATTACGAGAAATCTGGATTAAGAGCTGAGCTATCAATAGGTTCACCATTAATTTTTTCTCGTATTTTTGTGTATCCAGTTCAAGGACTAAGCTTCTCAGGGAATGATAGACCTCGTTAATATCCTTTTGGATGATGAACGATTTTTTGTTCTGCAGAAATTCTTTCACTTCTTTGCATTCTAATGCTAATGAGCCTAATACCGAGTTTTGGTCTTTGCAATCTTGGAGTATGAATTCGATATTCAACATTCTGCAAGGTTTGCCTTTTTCGACAATAAGCCGGTGTGGAACATGACTATCAATGAGAATGTATTGTTTTTGTTTTAATAAGAATGTATGGTTATGCACTTCAATTTTACTTTGACCATTTACCATATACATGATCTCGATCGCGGGATGGTCATGTGTAGGCATATGAAATTCATTCCAATCCTTATAGTAATAATAGGTAATTCGTGGGTTGATAAAGTGGTGTTGAAAACTATTATAAATACTATATTTATTCATTTTGATCCCATCCTTTCTTTTACATATATGATTTACTAGAGTGATTTATTTGTAAAATGCTGAAGATGGGGGGACGGGACTAGGAGAGGGGAGTGCTATATTGGATGGTATGTTTGGGAATCTATTATTTAATGTTAGGTAAAAAAACTGGACCTTAGTTAAGCCTGTTAAGTTGTTTGATAAGGTGGATGATGTGGCGGGGTTGGGGGGA includes the following:
- a CDS encoding carbohydrate ABC transporter permease, with translation MNRNRPNVWGYFFIAPQLIGLLIFSLIPLVYAFTLSFTDWNGFGDFQFIGLANYIEQFQNPEFWKAMLNTIYYMVLVVPIGIFISLILSIGLNKIKGKEIYRVFFFMPVVTSSVSVGIIFMWILNGDFGILNQLLALVGIDGPMWLTDTKWVIPSIAILSIWWGLGYNMVIFLAGLQGISKSYYEAASIDGANVFQKFRHITLPLLTPTTFFVTIMTIISSFQVFDQAFVMTQGGPAKASYTIVFHIYEQAFVDFTMGQSSSAAIILFIIILIFTLIQFKFQDRWVFYEK
- a CDS encoding ABC transporter substrate-binding protein yields the protein MKKLPINSFLFMIGFILFLVGCSNDTETSNSTDDSGGETVNLTMQAWGNPEELKVYQRAIDGFMGENPNIKVDLVSVASDQYEQKLMTSLQGSKGPDIFYAYEPTMPELIDAGVVQPLDDFFASDESYASLDDFSEGLFGPARSDDVTYGITPDANPMVIYYNKKVFEEAGAKSPQEYYDEGNWNWDAFLEVSEKIKESGKTGLVMENWWAHWYSWVWSNDGLIFDENGEVVLQENDKAKEAFHFMHDLVQSEKAVYAGSLPQGQGVDAMFMSNQVGMIAGGRWFTPQFDQNKALEYDYIPFPTNTGNKVEEVGVPVAYLAVNSKNDHVEEAMKFVSYYVSTAGQEVRTGEGGSALPSINTINSEALADTTDKHIEYMFNAREDGFTHGSNLAKDAHYPGLNTDITETIDLMFLGKQDADTTIDKVVEVIQEHTK
- a CDS encoding AraC family transcriptional regulator, with translation MNKYSIYNSFQHHFINPRITYYYYKDWNEFHMPTHDHPAIEIMYMVNGQSKIEVHNHTFLLKQKQYILIDSHVPHRLIVEKGKPCRMLNIEFILQDCKDQNSVLGSLALECKEVKEFLQNKKSFIIQKDINEVYHSLRSLVLELDTQKYEKKLMVNLLIAQLLIQISRNQLESQERELQDADYYVSKIVNYIHENYDCDIKTTELSQLVHLHPNYLHKIFKNTMNCTIIEYLTKIRIDKAKMLLSKSEMSITEISGFVGINSSQYFSKVFKKEMGVSPLAYRELASCEK